Proteins from a single region of Oryza brachyantha chromosome 6, ObraRS2, whole genome shotgun sequence:
- the LOC102705167 gene encoding papilin: MLEDFFTLTEMRDGISTVARIGELVSEIKKLKSAVELNTADLTRQCTTAANTLASTKNEECLQHFVHLNGVGFLHQWLQDAQNCGEDISNAAEDLIVAVLTALECLPVENAQITSCGVLHTVEHLLAHRNADISKRAGVLCHKWSSVQKCSSDVHDMVVKAHDPDQLKLQKPRLESEKDTYDGTNEAAIAGDKLKSEVMVCSTVPLPNHSQTDDSSDIVKQTPVLTPPNSDGNASLGDGNPSVPSLASHRGLENVPVTEESSATNDAKSRATQLSPQDVTTEAKSSGTTNPENPLVSKQMDVQDQNVSTNLDIKKVESFSQDKKNIVEGLDLSPALQDSSDDESTGKDEGPTSSSDTDVKGAVNELRLKRCMKSFGDSSKVVDKKLTADKGDTSKPLAEYDDTDALEVARLVAIEVEREVIDYRGPFCGSPDINSRRSDSPDLEARRQPEPPMDELNNDNKSSTTGEDSGSSSSMKEDGSGITDDSGTFSRKHTRSMKLGGFDLNENQCTEEADCHTKSTLSNSINLSTPIAVAASRTSSVFPARLHFEGELGWKGSAATSAFRPASPRRTPDGEKSVSASSQKTSNALFDLNVSESDNATVGEPLSAAILPLSSNLVPKDASATDDMNRSLELDLNCPCDDEEAAITTSNVPSFWNQQQCNGDWSHPSSSSSSRQPAVRNFDLNDNTPIVDSFSRAVGEPSVKTSGRGVSDHSAVTILGKRIVLGQKEHIHQSEHNFLGPSLELRDPARTIQSYAHTPPDYGVVSYPSQSALSFPPFYAPGTVPYIVDAKGTPVIPPMPGLGVPTPPSLGVGTSHPSFSSRAIPPSSSELSYFHPTMDLNYGRSYEGGRREGASYWPVSFQGQTMFVDERMGNMSQGGSSGVPVLKRKEPDSAWDLYSRR; the protein is encoded by the coding sequence ATGCTTGAGGATTTCTTTACTCTTACGGAGATGAGGGATGGCATTTCAACTGTAGCACGAATAGGAGAACTGGTCTCTGAGATCAAGAAGCTGAAAAGTGCTGTTGAACTTAACACAGCTGACTTGACAAGGCAGTGCACAACTGCTGCAAACACTCTAGCATCCACCAAAAATGAAGAGTGTCTTCAGCATTTTGTTCATCTAAACGGTGTTGGTTTTCTCCATCAATGGCTCCAGGATGCTCAAAACTGTGGTGAGGATATCAGCAATGCAGCAGAAGACCTAATAGTTGCAGTATTGACTGCACTGGAGTGTCTTCCAGTTGAAAATGCACAAATAACTTCTTGTGGTGTTTTGCATACTGTTGAACATCTACTTGCTCATAGAAATGCTGATATCAGTAAAAGGGCAGGAGTACTTTGTCATAAATGGAGCAGCGTACAAAAGTGCAGTTCTGATGTCCATGACATGGTAGTAAAAGCGCATGACCCAGATCAGCTTAAACTCCAAAAACCTAGATTGGAGTCAGAAAAAGATACATATGATGGGACAAATGAAGCAGCAATTGCAGGAGATAAATTGAAGTCTGAGGTGATGGTCTGCTCAACTGTTCCGCTGCCTAATCACTCTCAGACCGATGATAGCAGTGATATAGTGAAGCAGACACCGGTGCTTACACCTCCAAACTCTGATGGAAATGCCAGTTTAGGTGATGGGAACCCCTCAGTACCATCCCTTGCATCTCATCGTGGTTTAGAAAATGTACCTGTGACCGAGGAGTCTTCTGCAACCAATGATGCAAAAAGTCGTGCCACGCAACTCTCACCACAGGATGTAACTACAGAGGCCAAGTCTTCTGGGACTACTAATCCAGAAAATCCATTAGTTAGTAAACAAATGGATGTGCAGGACCAAAATGTTTCTACTAACCTGGATATCAAGAAAGTTGAATCATTTTCACAAGATAAGAAGAATATAGTGGAAGGCTTGGACCTAAGCCCTGCCTTGCAAGATTCATCAGATGACGAAAGTACAGGCAAAGATGAGGGGCCTACATCATCATCTGATACAGATGTAAAGGGTGCTGTCAATGAATTGAGGTTGAAGCGATGCATGAAGAGCTTTGGGGATTCCTCGAAGGTGGTAGACAAGAAATTGACAGCAGACAAGGGAGATACATCAAAACCATTAGCTGAGTATGATGATACTGATGCACTGGAAGTAGCTCGTTTGGTTGCTATTGAGGTAGAGCGGGAAGTCATTGACTACAGGGGTCCTTTTTGTGGTTCTCCTGATATTAATTCCAGACGGTCTGACAGTCCTGACTTGGAAGCACGCCGGCAGCCTGAACCCCCCATGGATGAGCtgaataatgataataaatcCTCCACTACAGGGGAGGATTCAGGAAGTTCCTCATCTATGAAGGAGGATGGCTCAGGTATCACAGATGACAGTGGCACTTTCAGTAGAAAACATACCCGGAGCATGAAGCTCGGAGGCTTTGATCTTAATGAAAATCAGTGCACCGAGGAAGCTGATTGCCATACAAAGTCCACCCTCAGTAATTCAATTAATTTATCAACTCCTATAGCTGTCGCTGCTTCAAGAACCTCTTCTGTGTTCCCAGCTCGATTGCACTTTGAAGGTGAACTGGGATGGAAAGGTTCTGCAGCCACTAGTGCTTTTCGGCCGGCTTCTCCTCGGCGTACTCCTGATGGAGAGAAATCAGTTTCTGCTTCTTCACAGAAAACAAGCAATGCACTGTTTGACTTGAATGTTTCTGAGAGTGATAATGCTACTGTTGGTGAACCCCTTTCAGCAGCCATCCTTCCACTTTCTTCTAACCTAGTTCCAAAGGATGCCTCTGCAACTGATGACATGAATAGGAGCCTTGAACTTGACCTTAATTGTCcatgtgatgatgaggaaGCTGCAATAACTACAAGTAATGTACCATCATTCTGGAATCAGCAACAATGTAATGGTGATTGGAGTCAcccttcttcctcttcatctTCAAGGCAACCTGCAGTTAGGAACTTCGACTTGAACGACAACACCCCAATTGTGGATAGCTTTTCCCGAGCTGTAGGTGAGCCCTCTGTCAAGACTTCTGGGAGGGGTGTATCAGACCATTCTGCAGTGACAATTCTGGGGAAGAGAATAGTTCTAGGACAGAAGGAACATATCCATCAAAGCGAGCATAACTTTCTTGGGCCAAGTTTGGAGTTAAGAGATCCTGCAAGAACCATACAGTCTTATGCACATACACCCCCTGATTATGGTGTAGTTAGCTATCCATCTCAATCTGCTTTGTCTTTCCCACCATTCTACGCACCAGGGACTGTTCCTTACATTGTTGATGCAAAAGGCACGCCAGTTATACCTCCAATGCCAGGTTTGGGTGTACCAACGCCACCAAGCTTAGGTGTGGGCACATCTCATCCATCTTTCAGCAGCAGAGCAATCCCACCCTCATCGAGTGAATTGAGCTATTTTCACCCTACCATGGATCTTAACTACGGAAGATCATATGAAGGTGGACGCAGGGAAGGTGCAAGCTATTGGCCTGTGTCTTTCCAAGGGCAGACCATGTTTGTGGATGAGCGCATGGGTAACATGTCACAGGGTGGCAGTTCTGGAGTGCCTGTATTGAAGCGAAAAGAACCAGACTCTGCTTGGGATCTGTACTCACGTCGCTAG